From the Carassius gibelio isolate Cgi1373 ecotype wild population from Czech Republic chromosome B25, carGib1.2-hapl.c, whole genome shotgun sequence genome, one window contains:
- the LOC128014023 gene encoding LOW QUALITY PROTEIN: uncharacterized protein K02A2.6-like (The sequence of the model RefSeq protein was modified relative to this genomic sequence to represent the inferred CDS: substituted 1 base at 1 genomic stop codon), whose protein sequence is MYRESGDCDFEGGAGDWVEYVERLEHFFLANDIVDEEKQRSILLSVCGAKTYRLIRNLATPQKLGEIGFKEIVEMVQNHLKPSVIVQYFKFHTHSRKSGVTVAEFVAELRQLSEHCEFRAVLEDMLRDRLVCGINDDVIQHRLLSXATLTFKKALDIALAMETAANNTMDIKNAGGGTLSDTAHFVAKESKSSSGRPTECYRCGGPHFANDCGFKDAVCHNCQKRGHIAKKCRGAKNKQTKGWGKAPKPNTHHLQSEDFEEQCSFNMFNIRGQPRAQPIYATIKVNGKELNMEVDTGASASVISQTTFNRLWSSGGAPAMEETSIRLRTYMGECIPLAGAIKVDIVYQEQQAAVTLLVVEGEGPSLLGWDLLQKIHLNWGQIWGEIKHTTVVQDIVGKYADVFKEELGTLRGTTVKLCVDPKAQLRFFKPRTVPYAMKAKVKAELERLQRAGVIEPVEFSDWAAPIVPVVKEDGEVRIYKMTINQASHLDTYPLPRWEDLFATLAGGKTFTKLDMSHAYQQLLLDEDSKQYVTINTHKGLFKYNRLVFGVASSPAIFQRTMDNLFQNIPQVAVYLDDILVTGKTEEEHLQNLDLVLKRMSEAGLRLKCSKCVFQAPSVTYLGHRISAQGLSPVEDKVRAIKEAPTPKDIAELRSFLGLVNYYGKFLPDLSTVLAPLYQLLHKGCVWRWQQDQDNAFQHVKGLLHSTRLLVHFDPDKEVIRSCDASPYGLGAVLSHRMEDGSEKPISDVSRTLTAAEKGYSQLEKEGLAVVFAVKHFHHYLFGRPFTIFTDHKPLMGLFSETKGNPPMASARIQRWALTLSAYQYSIEYKAGSDNANADAFSRLPLPDTPHHTDTLRSIFATHGLPDTIVIDNGPTFTSEVFKEFMERNGIRHVCTAPYHPASNGLAEWAVETFKEGLRKMSGQSLETKLARFLVQYMITPHTTMGVSPAEMLLGRRPKSHLDLLQPDIRARVARYQEEQKARRDQHAKERHFHPGDRVYVKNLAIGSPWLPGVIHRQTGPVSFVVELCDGRQVRRHQDHLRVHHDGGGKSSHGVSCKVSGGGSAEAVPIAPGHAEMSH, encoded by the exons atgtatcgtgagag CGGAGACTGTGATTTCGAGGGAGGGGCTGGTGACTGGGTGGAATATGTCGAGAGACTGGAGCACTTTTTCCTGGCTAATGACATTGTGGATGAGGAGAAACAACGATCAATCCTCCTGAGTGTGTGCGGGGCTAAAACGTACAGATTGATCCGAAATCTTGCAACGCCGCAGAAACTGGGAGAGATCGGGTTCAAAGAAATTGTGGAGATGGTGCAAAATCACCTCAAGCCCTCTGTGATTGTGCAGTACTTCAAGTTTCACACGCATTCACGCAAGTCAGGAGTGACAGTGGCGGAGTTTGTGGCAGAACTGAGGCAGCTATCTGAGCACTGTGAGTTCAGGGCAGTGCTGGAGGACATGTTGCGGGACAGGTTAGTCTGTGGAATTAACGATGACGTCATACAGCACCGCTTATTGAGTTAAGCCACACTGACTTTCAAAAAGGCTTTGGACATTGCCCTAGCCATGGAGACGGCGGCAAACAACACGATGGACATAAAAAATGCAGGGGGAGGGACGCTATCAGATACTGCCCATTTTGTAGCAAAAGAAAGCAAAAGTAGTTCAGGAAGACCCACAGAGTGTTATCGTTGTGGGGGTCCGCATTTTGCAAATGACTGTGGCTTTAAAGACGCTGTTTGCCATAATTGCCAGAAAAGGGGGCATATTGCAAAAAAGTGCAGGGGTGctaaaaataaacagacaaaagGATGGGGAAAAGCACCTAAGCCCAACACACATCACCTGCAGAGTGAGGATTTTGAGGAGCAGTGCTcattcaacatgtttaatatcCGTGGCCAGCCCCGGGCTCAGCCCATATATGCAACAATTAAGGTGAATGGCAAAGAGCTGAACATGGAAGTGGACACTGGGGCCTCAGCTTCAGTAATCAGTCAAACCACATTCAACAGGTTGTGGAGCTCAGGGGGTGCACCTGCAATGGAAGAGACAAGTATTAGGCTCAGAACGTACATGGGTGAGTGCATCCCACTCGCAGGGGCTATCAAGGTGGACATTGTATATCAAGAACAGCAGGCCGCGGTGACACTGCTTGTGGTCGAGGGGGAGGGACCGAGCTTGTTGGGGTGGGATCTCCTCCAGAAAATTCACCTGAATTGGGGACAGATCTGGGGTGAAATCAAACATACCACTGTGGTACAGGACATCGTAGGGAAATATGCTGATGTCTTTAAAGAGGAATTGGGTACCCTCCGAGGGACCACAGTTAAACTTTGTGTGGACCCCAAAGCACAACTGCGTTTCTTCAAACCACGAACAGTACCATATGCCATGAAAGCTAAGGTTAAGGCGGAGTTGGAAAGGCTACAAAGGGCAGGGGTGATTGAGCCTGTGGAGTTTTCTGACTGGGCAGCCCCAATAGTGCCAGTGGTGAAGGAGGACGGGGAAGTGCGCATATACAAAATGACCATTAATCAGGCCTCACATCTCGACACCTACCCCCTACCGCGATGGGAGGACCTATTTGCTACACTAGCAGGTGGAAAAACATTCACTAAACTAGACATGAGTCACGCATATCAGCAACTTTTGCTAGATGAAGACTCTAAGCAATATGTGACTATAAACACTCACAAGGGCCTATTCAAGTATAACCGCCTGGTGTTTGGCGTTGCCTCAAGCCCGGCTATTTTCCAACGCACCATGGACAATCTGTTTCAGAACATTCCCCAGGTTGccgtctacctggatgacattctCGTCACAGGTAAAACAGAAGAGGAACACTTGCAAAACCTTGACCTGGTGTTAAAGAGAATGTCTGAGGCTGGGCTGCGTCTGAAATGCAGTAAGTGTGTTTTTCAAGCTCCAAGTGTCACATATCTGGGCCATCGGATTTCAGCTCAGGGCTTGTCTCCAGTCGAAGACAAAGTGAGAGCAATTAAGGAAGCCCCAACACCAAAGGACATTGCAGAGCTTAGGTCGTTTCTGGGTCTAGTGAACTATTATGGGAAGTTTTTACCAGACCTCTCGACCGTGCTGGCCCCACTCTACCAGCTGCTACACAAAGGCTGTGTGTGGAGATGGCAGCAGGATCAGGACAATGCTTTCCAGCACGTAAAGGGACTGTTACACTCAACACGACTGCTGGTACATTTTGACCCAGACAAGGAGGTCATTCGATCGTGTGATGCCTCCCCGTATGGACTGGGGGCAGTTCTTTCGCACCGCATGGAGGATGGAAGTGAAAAGCCAATCAGCGATGTGTCACGTACTCTTACTGCAGCAGAAAAGGGGTACTCGCAATTAGAGAAGGAGGGCCTGGCGGTTGTTTTTGCAGTAAAGCATTTCCACCACTACCTGTTTGGTCGCCCTTTTACCATCTTCACAGACCATAAGCCTCTAATGGGTCTGTTCAGTGAGACAAAGGGCAATCCACCCATGGCCTCAGCAAGAATACAGCGCTGGGCATTAACCCTGTCAGCATACCAGTATAGCATAGAGTACAAGGCGGGTAGCGACAATGCAAATGCTGATGCTTTTAGCCGTCTGCCTCTCCCAGACACACCACACCACACAG ACACACTGAGAAGCATTTTCGCAACACATGGACTGCCAGACACAATTGTGATAGACAACGGGCCCACTTTCACCAGTGAGGTTTTCAAGGAGTTTATGGAGAGAAACGGGATTCGTCATGTCTGCACTGCCCCCTATCATCCCGCGTCCAACGGCTTGGCAGAGTGGGCTGTGGAGACTTTCAAAGAGGGGCTGCGGAAGATGTCAGGACAATCGCTGGAAACCAAGCTCGCACGCTTCCTGGTTCAATACATGATTACTCCACACACAACTATGGGAGTGTCTCCAGCTGAGATGTTGCTGGGGAGGAGACCAAAGTCTCATCTGGACCTCCTCCAGCCAGACATCAGAGCGAGGGTTGCCAGGTATCAGGAGGAGCAAAAAGCAAGGCGGGACCAACATGCCAAAGAGAGACATTTTCACCCTGGGGACAGAGTGTATGTCAAGAACTTAGCCATAGGTTCACCCTGGTTGCCAGGGGTAATCCACCGCCAGACAGGGCCAGTATCTTTTGTTGTGGAATTATGTGATGGTAGGCAGGTGCGCAGGCACCAAGATCACTTGCGGGTCCACCATGATGGGGGAGGGAAGAGTTCTCACGGGGTTTCATGCAAAGTCAGTGGGGGCGGCTCTGCAGAGGCCGTGCCAATAGCTCCAGGGCACGCGGAAATGTCACATTAG